One Acidobacteriota bacterium DNA window includes the following coding sequences:
- a CDS encoding class I SAM-dependent methyltransferase — MAKALLHKAVGSLPWRDDVNYWLQRHVTHSLPVSRETFLQRAENAFRHLNAFRRYSQVPLEEARFFEFGAGWDLEIPLILAAAGVTSQVVVDRRRLLRFELVGHNLTMLRETSKDLEQRFGWPLRRPPSSGEEPHTALADRGIRYVLAEAYQVPFAADSFSFIHSTWTVEHIPEDKVVSVFDECQRLLAPGGVISCVIETQDIFSNFDRSISKYNYLRFSKRQWSWFQSCLMAQGRLRADDFYSAFAAAGLEVVEVEEESPPEHYWRTALEKLDLAEPFRGQPLERLAVNLINVVLRKK; from the coding sequence GTGGCGAAAGCCCTCCTCCATAAAGCAGTGGGATCATTGCCCTGGCGCGATGACGTCAACTACTGGCTCCAGAGGCACGTGACCCACAGCCTGCCGGTCTCTCGCGAGACGTTCCTCCAACGCGCCGAGAACGCGTTCCGGCACCTCAACGCGTTCCGCCGGTATTCGCAGGTCCCGCTCGAAGAGGCCCGATTCTTCGAGTTCGGCGCAGGATGGGACTTGGAGATACCCTTGATCCTTGCGGCTGCAGGCGTGACCAGCCAAGTCGTGGTCGACCGCCGGCGCCTGCTTCGCTTCGAACTCGTGGGGCACAACCTCACCATGTTGCGGGAAACCTCAAAGGACTTGGAGCAACGGTTCGGCTGGCCACTGCGGCGACCACCCAGCAGCGGTGAGGAGCCGCATACTGCACTCGCCGATCGAGGCATCCGGTATGTGCTGGCCGAGGCCTACCAGGTCCCGTTCGCAGCAGATTCCTTTTCGTTCATCCACAGCACTTGGACGGTGGAACACATTCCGGAGGATAAGGTCGTCAGCGTCTTCGACGAGTGCCAGAGACTGCTCGCGCCAGGTGGCGTTATCAGTTGCGTGATCGAGACGCAGGACATCTTCTCGAATTTCGATCGTTCCATCAGCAAGTATAACTATCTCCGTTTCTCCAAGCGGCAATGGTCCTGGTTCCAGTCCTGCTTAATGGCACAGGGCAGGTTGCGGGCGGACGACTTCTACAGCGCCTTCGCTGCGGCCGGACTCGAGGTGGTGGAAGTGGAGGAGGAGAGCCCGCCTGAGCATTACTGGCGGACGGCACTGGAGAAGCTCGATCTTGCCGAGCCTTTTCGGGGACAGCCGCTGGAACGGTTAGCCGTCAACCTCATCAATGTGGTTCTCAGGAAAAAGTGA
- a CDS encoding DUF5989 family protein: MGRLVNRFHTVNELLHALWKRKLWWLIPVVVLLLLTTLLLFLAQTAGVGRFIYPGF, encoded by the coding sequence TTGGGCCGCCTGGTAAACCGCTTTCATACTGTCAACGAGCTGCTGCACGCTCTTTGGAAGCGCAAACTGTGGTGGCTCATTCCTGTGGTAGTCTTGCTGCTGCTTACGACTCTGCTGCTGTTTCTGGCGCAGACCGCCGGCGTCGGGCGCTTCATCTATCCCGGTTTCTGA
- a CDS encoding polysaccharide deacetylase family protein, whose protein sequence is MDQRLAVLLYHNVGPRLPGTNRWLTVSSATFRRHVETLARNGYTGITARQWLDHLRGQGELPPKPVLLTFDDGYAAIAEHALPVLREHGFSATVFIVTGLIGKADAWEDAEGPMRMTLLRADEVRRWAGQGIEFGAHSRTHPDLRKLHGQDLRQEIAGSRADLEKLVGREPCAFAYPFGFQNAEVRTAVAEAFPLGFTTRAGMNERNTDPLQLCRSRVWPLDSTLDIRFRAARGWAPFTGVLSLAAALRNRVLGRGVADEK, encoded by the coding sequence ATGGATCAGCGGCTCGCGGTACTGCTCTACCATAACGTCGGTCCGCGTCTCCCTGGCACCAACCGCTGGCTAACCGTCTCTTCCGCAACCTTCCGCCGCCACGTAGAGACTCTGGCGCGGAATGGATATACGGGGATCACCGCCCGGCAATGGCTCGATCACCTGCGCGGCCAGGGCGAGCTGCCTCCGAAGCCGGTCCTGCTGACATTCGACGACGGCTACGCGGCGATCGCCGAGCACGCGTTACCGGTACTCAGAGAGCACGGCTTCTCCGCAACCGTTTTCATCGTGACCGGGCTCATCGGAAAGGCCGACGCTTGGGAGGATGCGGAGGGGCCGATGCGAATGACGCTGCTGCGCGCCGACGAGGTCCGCCGCTGGGCCGGTCAGGGGATCGAGTTCGGGGCCCACAGCCGTACCCACCCCGACCTCCGCAAGCTGCATGGCCAGGATCTCCGCCAGGAGATCGCCGGCAGCCGCGCCGACTTGGAGAAGCTCGTGGGGAGGGAACCCTGCGCCTTCGCCTATCCTTTCGGTTTTCAGAACGCTGAGGTGCGGACTGCGGTCGCGGAAGCTTTCCCGCTCGGCTTCACCACGCGAGCGGGGATGAATGAGCGCAACACGGATCCGCTGCAGCTTTGCCGCTCCCGGGTCTGGCCGCTGGACTCCACCCTGGATATCCGCTTCCGGGCAGCACGTGGCTGGGCTCCGTTTACGGGCGTGCTCTCCCTGGCCGCAGCTCTGCGTAACCGGGTCCTGGGGCGCGGCGTTGCTGATGAAAAATGA
- a CDS encoding SGNH/GDSL hydrolase family protein, which yields MILAALGGRVARRMYVDHLYRQAGIAGRCRGAPNGRCSADIWHEVASASPAFDSYPWADEFWREMRSHAQRQFPYEPFLVWGDSEFRGRYLNVERTATGNWRKTPSLPTVACSKHLEVWMFGGSTVFGYGMPDAETLPSNVQRELSRRTGACVTVSNFGIEGFTSSQSLTALLLQLRAGGHPDLVIDYEGVNDATAGGYSPGVAGGHLDMVEIKTKFEQKLDDDVRVWASGNDLARGVLLFGRKLWGDTQRLVLSISADDRIEAVQLTEGEIQRRAAATVENYGRNVALLQMLSRAYGFKAYSFWHPVLYYGRRPGSPFEKAVLEVLLHNADHATVVAETYKIADRRAAELGFVSLAHAVDELPGTVYLDTMHLGPEGNRLVATRIAEKAAGD from the coding sequence ATGATCCTGGCCGCCCTCGGTGGACGAGTCGCGAGGCGGATGTATGTGGATCATCTGTATCGGCAGGCCGGCATCGCAGGACGATGTCGCGGCGCCCCGAACGGCCGATGCTCGGCCGACATCTGGCATGAAGTGGCCAGCGCGAGCCCGGCTTTTGATTCCTATCCCTGGGCCGACGAGTTCTGGCGGGAGATGCGCTCCCACGCCCAGAGGCAGTTTCCCTACGAGCCTTTCCTGGTGTGGGGTGACTCCGAATTTCGCGGCCGGTACTTGAACGTGGAGCGGACTGCAACCGGGAACTGGCGCAAGACGCCAAGCCTCCCCACGGTTGCGTGCTCCAAGCACCTGGAAGTCTGGATGTTTGGCGGATCCACAGTATTCGGCTACGGCATGCCTGACGCAGAGACTCTCCCTTCCAATGTGCAACGCGAACTGTCGCGGCGCACCGGCGCGTGCGTCACAGTAAGCAACTTCGGCATTGAAGGGTTTACATCGAGCCAGAGCCTCACTGCCCTGCTGCTGCAGCTGCGGGCAGGAGGGCACCCCGACTTGGTGATCGACTACGAAGGAGTAAACGACGCCACCGCCGGAGGATACTCGCCGGGAGTAGCCGGGGGGCACCTGGACATGGTGGAAATCAAGACCAAGTTCGAGCAGAAGCTTGACGACGACGTTCGCGTCTGGGCTTCCGGCAATGACCTGGCCCGGGGGGTGCTGCTGTTCGGCCGCAAGCTGTGGGGCGACACGCAGCGACTTGTGCTGTCCATTTCCGCTGACGACAGGATCGAGGCGGTTCAATTGACAGAGGGCGAAATCCAGCGGCGCGCTGCCGCAACCGTGGAAAACTACGGCCGCAACGTGGCGCTGCTGCAGATGCTCTCGCGGGCCTACGGGTTCAAGGCGTATAGCTTTTGGCACCCCGTTCTCTACTATGGCCGCCGACCCGGTTCGCCGTTCGAAAAAGCGGTGCTCGAAGTCCTGTTGCACAACGCCGACCACGCCACTGTAGTTGCGGAAACCTATAAGATTGCCGATCGACGCGCCGCGGAGTTGGGGTTTGTTTCGCTGGCGCATGCGGTGGACGAGCTGCCCGGCACCGTATACCTGGACACCATGCACCTCGGCCCGGAGGGCAACCGGTTAGTCGCTACGCGGATCGCAGAGAAAGCCGCCGGGGATTAA
- a CDS encoding Gfo/Idh/MocA family oxidoreductase, with the protein MGQPQRTEQTTRSPIRTGIVGAGNVCEHHVAALRALPGVELAAICDLDLARAKGAAEGFGIPGAYGSLQEMATAVRTAGSPLDVVHVLTPPDTHAAVTLEALELGLHVLVEKPLATSVEDCDRIAEAARRAGKTVGVNHSLLTDPSIARALAIARSGALGDVLSVEYFRSSAYAPWHDGPVPPQYREGGYPFRDHGVHILYVIAAFLGEIRDVDAWFYSKGTTDPNLLFDEWRAVVHCSQGIGQFQLSWNTRPLENSLVVHGTGGVLRVDMFSWTLTTRRPTHLPKAIERAWHPVSEALTTMVQVPRSAVRVLRKKVQPYQGLRNMVAAYYEALSAGRPAPVTVADARPIVGWTEKIARAADERKRLLLASFPQRLTAKTLVTGASGLLGKRLLARLLERLPASERVRIMVRRDPPAHFKNDPRIEIVFGDLGDVEAVDRAVAGTSLIYHVGGAMRGSAEDFHRGTVVATRNVLASVARHRNQEGGPKLVYISSLSVLHWSAGTRKVVAREDFPLEPHPERRGAYTEGKVEAERLVTEAVRTQQIPAIILRPGMIFGPGAPLITGAVARRVGSRLVILGNGKQVLPLVYVDDVVDAILLAAERNIWTGEIFHLVDAAAVTQEQLARRSDPSRSIIKIPRLLVSLMAVGVQMLGALLNRPVPLSRYRIRSAAAPIRFDCAATRQELGWTPSVGVEQGLRDLSAGGSH; encoded by the coding sequence ATGGGGCAGCCGCAGCGTACGGAGCAAACTACGCGTTCGCCGATCCGCACCGGCATCGTCGGCGCCGGCAACGTCTGCGAGCATCACGTCGCCGCGTTGCGCGCATTGCCGGGCGTAGAGCTCGCCGCGATCTGTGACCTGGATCTGGCGCGCGCCAAGGGGGCCGCGGAGGGGTTCGGCATTCCCGGCGCGTATGGCTCCCTCCAGGAGATGGCCACTGCGGTTCGCACGGCCGGCTCGCCTCTCGATGTGGTGCATGTGCTCACGCCGCCCGACACCCACGCCGCCGTGACTCTGGAGGCGCTCGAACTGGGATTACATGTCTTGGTCGAAAAACCGCTCGCGACGAGCGTTGAGGACTGCGACCGGATCGCGGAAGCGGCACGCCGGGCGGGCAAGACCGTAGGCGTAAACCATTCGCTGTTGACCGATCCCTCCATCGCACGAGCACTCGCCATCGCGCGCAGTGGAGCACTGGGTGACGTCCTCAGCGTCGAATACTTCCGCAGCTCCGCCTACGCGCCGTGGCACGATGGTCCCGTCCCCCCGCAGTACCGCGAAGGCGGATATCCGTTCCGTGATCACGGGGTGCATATCCTGTATGTCATCGCTGCATTCCTTGGCGAAATCCGCGATGTTGACGCCTGGTTCTACAGCAAAGGCACTACCGACCCGAATCTGCTCTTCGACGAATGGCGTGCAGTCGTGCACTGCAGCCAAGGCATTGGGCAATTTCAGCTCTCCTGGAACACGAGGCCGCTAGAGAACAGCCTGGTCGTTCACGGGACGGGCGGCGTGCTCCGCGTCGACATGTTCTCCTGGACCCTCACGACGCGACGTCCCACACACCTGCCGAAGGCGATCGAGCGCGCGTGGCACCCCGTCAGCGAGGCGCTAACCACGATGGTCCAGGTGCCCCGCAGCGCGGTGCGTGTGCTGCGTAAGAAGGTCCAGCCTTACCAGGGCCTGCGCAACATGGTCGCCGCCTACTATGAGGCGCTGTCCGCTGGCAGGCCCGCCCCGGTCACGGTTGCGGATGCGCGCCCGATCGTGGGTTGGACGGAGAAGATCGCGCGAGCGGCAGATGAGCGTAAGCGGCTCCTTCTCGCCTCATTTCCGCAGAGGTTAACGGCTAAGACGCTTGTGACTGGAGCGTCGGGTTTGCTTGGCAAGAGGCTGCTCGCTCGCCTGCTGGAGCGTTTACCCGCGAGCGAGCGTGTGCGCATCATGGTCCGTCGCGATCCGCCAGCGCATTTCAAGAATGACCCGCGCATCGAGATCGTTTTCGGGGACTTGGGCGACGTGGAGGCGGTCGACCGCGCCGTCGCAGGCACCTCGCTGATCTATCACGTCGGAGGAGCAATGCGAGGTTCGGCGGAGGACTTTCATCGTGGCACTGTCGTTGCCACACGTAACGTCTTGGCAAGCGTGGCGAGACATCGCAACCAAGAGGGAGGCCCCAAGCTCGTCTACATCAGCTCCTTGAGTGTGCTCCACTGGTCGGCAGGAACGCGTAAGGTCGTTGCGCGCGAGGATTTCCCGCTCGAGCCCCACCCTGAACGCCGCGGAGCTTATACCGAGGGAAAGGTGGAAGCGGAGCGACTCGTGACCGAGGCAGTGCGCACGCAGCAAATACCAGCGATCATCCTCCGTCCCGGGATGATTTTCGGCCCGGGCGCGCCCTTGATCACCGGCGCGGTAGCGAGGCGTGTGGGCAGTCGGTTGGTGATCCTTGGGAATGGCAAGCAAGTCCTGCCGTTGGTGTACGTCGACGATGTGGTCGACGCCATACTGTTGGCCGCCGAGCGCAACATCTGGACCGGCGAGATCTTCCACCTGGTGGATGCAGCGGCGGTCACACAGGAACAGCTCGCGCGCCGCTCGGACCCGAGTCGCTCGATCATCAAGATTCCTCGCTTACTCGTGAGCTTGATGGCGGTCGGCGTCCAGATGCTGGGCGCGCTGCTCAACCGTCCGGTCCCGCTTTCGCGCTATCGCATTCGCTCAGCGGCGGCGCCGATCCGTTTCGACTGTGCGGCGACACGTCAGGAGCTGGGCTGGACCCCATCCGTCGGCGTCGAGCAGGGTCTGCGGGATCTATCTGCCGGGGGGAGTCACTGA
- a CDS encoding sulfatase-like hydrolase/transferase, with protein MAGSLYLLLVNVAFADQWLVRSPIFNWIPTVVHAFLPAYAVGVGLVAWRLYPSGRGKPTPLLAFLLAQLAFVTALGWAKVITAPVPGTASLAWSFGFLAFGIWAAVLDTNWSPATCVEATEPLGFSLRAAWLASLFVSACYFMIGPGRRLLVADPEELWGMLLLFLLGTIGYLTVFLIFLGLLAGSSDLARRFAGSRARLVAFHLGLACLFAILLRQIVLPTLLFTGWVAALYAVALAFTVSFSLAATRTRLASARTLRPAKRTPFMVFALCGMAIAAVAYLCTRAVPVFDWNFLLQRTSAFVVWGAVFYLCNRVLAPDRLSARTAVALVAVGVLGLQAFASVTRSWPSRSIAVTAYLNQAVERYLKEDVSFHALRDFARGSRFNVSNADFYRFLAQNTNVPRTIAIRPPETLLVDELRPTAAPRPYIFLFVIDSLRPDYLSPYNPQVHFTPAIDSFARESIVFQRAFTRYAGTALSEPSIWTGTMQFHQEFIRTFAPINALEKLLTVDGYESWVAVDLVMSVVKDPQFKVKDLNKAGEDWDGLDLCTSLSRVRAGLEERPVGAAPVFVYVQAQNTHQVSIERRQIVPKHDYPGFESRAASEVEKIDGCFGSFIQYLKARGLYDSSIVMFTSDHGDEFWEHGNFGHVASLFPEVVRVPLVVHLPPPMQRQVVSEPASAAFLTDITPSLYYLLGHRSLKKNPLFGRSLFATAAEELHRSEWPYYMIASSYSPIYGVVDRDGKMLFVADGLNYENQLFDLEHDPGARENIITFNAERTYQEFLRQQIREIASFYGYSGPPMPAQTGSARK; from the coding sequence GTGGCGGGTTCGCTCTACCTCCTGCTGGTCAACGTCGCGTTCGCGGACCAGTGGCTGGTGCGCTCCCCGATCTTCAACTGGATCCCGACGGTGGTGCATGCGTTCCTGCCCGCGTATGCCGTGGGCGTCGGCCTGGTGGCGTGGCGGTTGTACCCGTCAGGGAGGGGGAAGCCGACGCCGCTGCTAGCTTTCTTGCTGGCACAGCTGGCATTCGTAACGGCGCTCGGATGGGCCAAAGTGATCACCGCACCCGTGCCGGGCACGGCCTCGCTGGCGTGGAGCTTCGGGTTCCTGGCATTCGGGATCTGGGCCGCGGTGCTGGATACGAACTGGTCGCCAGCGACGTGCGTTGAAGCGACAGAACCGCTGGGCTTCTCGTTGCGCGCAGCTTGGCTCGCGAGCCTCTTCGTCAGCGCCTGCTACTTCATGATCGGTCCGGGGCGGCGGTTGCTGGTGGCGGACCCGGAAGAGCTCTGGGGCATGTTGTTGCTCTTCCTGCTCGGCACCATCGGCTACCTGACCGTGTTCCTGATCTTTCTCGGACTGCTGGCGGGATCGTCGGATCTGGCGCGGCGCTTCGCCGGCTCGCGCGCCCGGCTGGTGGCTTTCCACCTCGGGCTAGCCTGCCTGTTCGCCATCCTCCTGCGGCAGATAGTGCTGCCGACGCTCCTATTCACCGGCTGGGTCGCGGCGCTCTACGCGGTCGCGCTGGCCTTTACGGTCTCGTTCTCACTGGCCGCGACGCGGACTCGCCTGGCGAGCGCGCGCACGCTGCGCCCGGCAAAACGCACGCCGTTCATGGTCTTCGCGCTCTGCGGCATGGCGATCGCAGCGGTCGCGTATCTGTGCACGCGCGCGGTGCCCGTCTTCGATTGGAATTTCCTCCTCCAGCGCACCAGCGCGTTCGTTGTGTGGGGGGCCGTTTTCTACCTGTGCAACCGGGTGCTAGCGCCGGATCGGCTCTCGGCGCGCACCGCCGTGGCCCTGGTCGCCGTCGGGGTGCTTGGCCTACAGGCGTTCGCGAGCGTGACGCGCTCCTGGCCCTCGCGCAGCATCGCCGTAACGGCTTATCTGAACCAGGCGGTCGAACGCTACCTGAAGGAAGACGTGTCGTTCCACGCGCTGCGTGACTTCGCGCGCGGCTCGCGCTTCAACGTATCGAACGCCGACTTCTATCGCTTCCTGGCGCAGAACACCAACGTGCCGCGCACGATCGCGATCCGGCCGCCGGAGACGCTGCTGGTGGATGAGCTGCGCCCAACGGCCGCACCGCGCCCCTACATCTTTCTCTTCGTCATCGACAGCCTCCGGCCCGACTACCTGTCGCCGTACAACCCGCAGGTGCACTTCACGCCGGCAATCGACTCCTTCGCGCGCGAGAGCATCGTCTTCCAGCGGGCCTTCACGCGTTATGCCGGCACGGCGCTTTCGGAGCCCTCGATCTGGACGGGGACGATGCAGTTCCACCAGGAGTTCATCCGCACGTTCGCTCCCATCAACGCACTGGAGAAGCTGCTCACGGTGGATGGCTACGAGAGCTGGGTGGCCGTCGATCTGGTGATGTCGGTAGTCAAGGACCCGCAGTTCAAGGTGAAGGACCTGAACAAGGCCGGGGAGGATTGGGACGGTCTCGACCTCTGCACGTCACTGTCGCGGGTGCGGGCTGGGCTGGAAGAGCGGCCCGTCGGCGCTGCCCCGGTGTTCGTCTACGTGCAGGCACAGAACACGCACCAGGTCTCGATCGAGCGACGTCAGATCGTGCCGAAGCATGACTATCCCGGGTTTGAGAGCCGAGCCGCCTCGGAGGTAGAGAAGATCGACGGCTGTTTCGGCAGCTTCATCCAGTACCTGAAGGCGCGGGGGTTGTACGACAGCAGCATCGTGATGTTTACCTCCGATCACGGCGACGAGTTCTGGGAGCATGGCAACTTCGGTCATGTCGCCTCGCTGTTCCCCGAGGTGGTGCGCGTGCCACTGGTTGTGCACCTTCCGCCGCCGATGCAGCGGCAGGTGGTGAGCGAGCCGGCGTCGGCGGCATTCCTCACCGACATCACACCGAGCCTTTATTACCTGCTGGGACATCGGTCGCTGAAGAAGAATCCGTTATTCGGCCGGTCGCTGTTCGCGACGGCGGCGGAGGAACTGCACCGCTCTGAGTGGCCCTACTACATGATTGCCTCCAGTTACTCGCCGATCTACGGAGTCGTGGATCGTGATGGCAAGATGCTGTTCGTAGCCGACGGCCTGAACTATGAGAACCAGCTCTTCGACCTGGAACACGATCCCGGCGCCCGCGAGAACATCATCACTTTCAACGCCGAGCGCACCTACCAGGAATTCTTGCGGCAGCAAATCCGCGAGATCGCAAGCTTTTATGGGTACAGTGGCCCGCCGATGCCTGCGCAAACGGGCAGCGCCCGCAAGTAG
- a CDS encoding methyltransferase domain-containing protein, whose protein sequence is MRERLLFARTFLKRPRTLGSLVPSSRFLARQIMEQVDWSARVIIEYGPGVGTLTAAVLRRMRPDSVLVAIESSPEFVAYLREQYRDPRLRVIEGSAADIAAILRDLDLPAADCIISGIPYSTMPAQTRERILAESRGALRPGGRFIAYQFSGAVLPHLRRLFGPVRQHFELRNILPARIFRCSRDREPASRSHGSPRN, encoded by the coding sequence ATGAGAGAGCGGCTGTTGTTCGCGCGGACTTTCCTGAAGCGTCCACGGACGCTTGGGTCGCTGGTTCCCAGCTCGCGCTTCCTCGCCCGCCAGATCATGGAGCAGGTCGACTGGAGCGCGCGGGTCATCATCGAGTACGGCCCCGGCGTCGGCACGCTGACCGCCGCGGTCCTGCGGCGCATGCGGCCCGACAGCGTCCTCGTCGCCATCGAAAGTAGCCCCGAGTTTGTTGCCTACTTGCGCGAACAATACCGCGACCCGCGCCTACGCGTGATCGAGGGCTCCGCCGCCGACATCGCCGCTATCCTGCGCGACCTCGACCTGCCGGCTGCCGACTGCATCATTTCCGGCATCCCGTACTCGACCATGCCGGCGCAGACGCGCGAGCGCATCCTCGCCGAGTCGCGCGGCGCGCTCCGCCCCGGCGGACGCTTCATCGCCTACCAGTTCAGCGGTGCGGTGCTACCGCACCTGCGCCGCTTGTTCGGCCCGGTCCGGCAACACTTCGAGCTGCGCAACATCCTCCCCGCACGGATCTTCCGCTGTAGCCGTGACCGCGAACCCGCATCGCGATCCCACGGCAGCCCCCGAAACTAG
- a CDS encoding Crp/Fnr family transcriptional regulator, which produces MKSPYGLDIIESCLSCTMRQDYLFCNLAPASLKTLEAIKTTASYPKGALLFVEGQLPRGIFVVCSGRAKLTTTSKEGKSIIIRIAEAGEVLGLSAAVSGKPYEVTAELLEPTQANFIRRQDFLDFMQKHGDAALRVAQELSKNYHSAYEEIRSLGLSRSATEKLVKLLLEWEDRGGKGSSHGKITVALTHEEIAQLIGSSRETVTRIFADLKRRKLIAVKGSSISLKDHDALAAMVSS; this is translated from the coding sequence ATGAAATCCCCTTACGGCCTCGACATCATCGAGAGCTGCCTGAGCTGCACCATGCGGCAGGACTACCTGTTCTGCAACCTGGCGCCGGCGAGCCTGAAGACGCTGGAAGCGATCAAGACGACGGCGTCGTATCCGAAAGGCGCGCTGCTGTTCGTGGAAGGGCAGCTGCCGCGCGGCATCTTCGTGGTGTGTAGCGGACGCGCGAAGCTGACCACCACGTCGAAGGAAGGCAAGAGCATCATCATCCGTATCGCGGAAGCGGGCGAGGTGCTGGGATTGAGCGCGGCGGTCTCGGGCAAACCCTACGAAGTCACCGCCGAGCTGCTCGAGCCTACGCAGGCGAACTTCATCCGCCGGCAGGACTTTCTCGACTTCATGCAAAAGCATGGTGACGCTGCGCTGCGCGTGGCGCAAGAGCTGAGCAAGAACTACCACTCGGCGTACGAAGAGATACGCTCGCTCGGGCTTTCTCGCTCGGCGACAGAGAAGCTGGTCAAGCTGCTGCTGGAGTGGGAAGACCGCGGCGGCAAAGGGTCGTCGCACGGGAAGATCACCGTAGCGCTGACGCATGAAGAGATCGCGCAGCTCATTGGCAGCTCGCGCGAGACGGTCACGCGCATCTTCGCCGACCTGAAACGGCGCAAGCTGATCGCAGTGAAAGGCTCATCCATCAGCCTGAAAGACCATGACGCGCTCGCCGCTATGGTCAGCTCGTAA
- a CDS encoding sugar transferase, with the protein MFDILLVLCAAPFALLLSAIIAVAIKLDSRGPVLHWSERIGRYNHIFRMPKFRTMRVDTPQLPTHLLKDSQSYVTAVGRLLRASSLDELPQLWSVLNGDLALVGPRPALFNQDDLVELRTRAGVHTLVPGITGWAQINGRDDLSIPVKVQYDTEYLHRRGFWFDMKILLLTFAKVGRGEGVHH; encoded by the coding sequence GTGTTTGACATCTTGCTCGTGCTCTGCGCGGCTCCCTTTGCTTTACTGCTCAGCGCAATCATCGCGGTGGCGATCAAGCTGGATTCCCGAGGGCCGGTGCTGCACTGGTCCGAGCGCATCGGAAGGTACAACCACATCTTCCGTATGCCAAAGTTTCGCACCATGCGTGTCGATACTCCGCAGCTTCCCACGCATTTACTCAAGGATTCGCAGTCCTACGTGACCGCGGTCGGTCGCCTGCTTCGCGCCAGCAGTCTGGATGAGCTGCCGCAGCTGTGGAGTGTCCTCAACGGAGACTTGGCGCTGGTGGGGCCGCGGCCCGCCCTCTTCAACCAGGATGACCTGGTGGAGTTACGAACGCGGGCAGGCGTCCACACCCTGGTCCCTGGTATCACGGGCTGGGCTCAGATCAACGGCCGCGACGATCTGTCCATCCCGGTGAAGGTGCAGTACGACACCGAGTACTTGCACCGCCGGGGGTTCTGGTTCGACATGAAGATCCTGCTGCTTACTTTCGCGAAGGTCGGACGCGGCGAGGGAGTCCACCACTGA
- the ruvC gene encoding crossover junction endodeoxyribonuclease RuvC, with translation MRVLGIDCGSEVTGYGVVEPAGKDGDLRCVAAGAIRLTGSERLPARLARVFDELRAVIERHHPDAVAIEEVFYAANAKSALRLGHVRGVAMLAAASCGIEVAEYAPLTVKSAVVGYGMAEKVQVQEMVMRLLKLEKRPEPPDVADALAIAICHLHTSATLLRQHAGAP, from the coding sequence ATGCGAGTGCTTGGCATCGATTGCGGCAGCGAGGTGACGGGCTACGGCGTGGTCGAGCCGGCAGGAAAAGATGGCGACCTGCGCTGTGTAGCCGCCGGCGCGATCCGGCTCACCGGAAGCGAGCGACTGCCCGCCCGGTTGGCGCGTGTCTTCGATGAACTTCGTGCGGTGATCGAGCGCCACCATCCCGACGCGGTCGCCATCGAAGAAGTCTTCTACGCCGCCAACGCCAAGTCGGCACTGAGACTAGGACACGTTCGCGGGGTCGCCATGCTGGCTGCCGCGAGCTGCGGCATCGAGGTCGCGGAGTATGCGCCCTTGACCGTCAAGTCGGCCGTGGTCGGTTATGGCATGGCGGAGAAGGTGCAGGTGCAGGAGATGGTGATGCGCTTGCTCAAGCTGGAAAAACGTCCCGAACCGCCCGACGTTGCCGACGCTCTCGCCATCGCCATCTGCCATCTGCACACCAGCGCCACGCTGCTGCGCCAGCATGCCGGCGCGCCCTGA